Genomic segment of Candidatus Methylarchaceae archaeon HK02M2:
AGAATAGATGTCATAAAACTATGATCTGCTACAGACTCTGGATCTTTAACCCCAACTTTAATAAGCCACCCAGTCCTTTGAACCTTTTTCAATCTACCTATTAGCTTAACGAAAGGGATTATATTTTTATTCAATCCATTTTTATTTTTTTCAATCTAACTCTTAATATCTTATCTCTTGAAAAGACCATGAGGATAAGGTTTATGAGATGCCTGTGAATAAGATGAATTGTTTGAAGAAAGCAATTCTCATAACATATTCTAATAAGTTCGCTATTGAAGAAGCATTGGGTTTGGCTGGGGCAGTAGATTACAAAGTCGTCAAGCTTATCACACGAAAATATCTCTCTAGAGCAAAATACGGTATAGGTGTAGGAAAAGCAGAAGAGTTAAAAAGATTATCAGAAAAGCTCGATATTGATGTTATACTTTTTGATAAAAGGTTAAAATCTGTGCAAATTTATAATCTTGCAAAGCTTACAGGTGTAGAAGTAATTGATAGAGAGCGATTGATACTTGAAATATTCCATAAAAGAGCATCAAATTTTGAGTCAAATTTACAAGTTCGACTCGCTGAGTTGAAGTACGAAATACCTAGGGCAAGGGAGAAGGTAAGGTTGGCTAGGATGGGTGAACAACCGGGCTTTCTTGGCTTGGGCAGATACGATGTAGATGATTATCATAGGATGATAAGAAGGAGGATGGCAACGATATCTAAAAAATTAAAGCAAGTCAGTAAAAGACGTGATCTTTATAAGAAACGAAGGCTTAGATTGGGTTTACAATTAATATCTTTTGCAGGTTATACAGGGACTGGAAAGACAAGTCTCTTTAACTTATTGACGGGGGAGCAAAAGGAGACGGAAAGGGGCTTCTTCACTACTCTAGCAACTACAACTAGAGGTTTACAATTATCAGAATCAAAGATTTTGATCTCAGATACTGTTGGTTTTATCACCAGACTTCCTGCTTATATGATCGGAGCGTTCAAAGCAACTTTAGAAGAATTGACTTATGCAAATTTAATCCTTCTTGTAATTGATGCTAGTGAGCCTCTTGAAAGCATGATTA
This window contains:
- the hflX gene encoding GTPase HflX, encoding MKKAILITYSNKFAIEEALGLAGAVDYKVVKLITRKYLSRAKYGIGVGKAEELKRLSEKLDIDVILFDKRLKSVQIYNLAKLTGVEVIDRERLILEIFHKRASNFESNLQVRLAELKYEIPRAREKVRLARMGEQPGFLGLGRYDVDDYHRMIRRRMATISKKLKQVSKRRDLYKKRRLRLGLQLISFAGYTGTGKTSLFNLLTGEQKETERGFFTTLATTTRGLQLSESKILISDTVGFITRLPAYMIGAFKATLEELTYANLILLVIDASEPLESMIKKYQSCVRILNDLKVSPLNVLPIFNKFDLTSMDEIKDKIEALYMIPENVVITSAKTGYGIGTLKSKIFKTVHTNFPSLLPNTL